One Stratiformator vulcanicus genomic window, AGCCCACGCGGCGAAGCGGCAGGGTATCGCTGCCCTGTTGCTCACTCGCGTAGAGTCGAGGCAGATTGGCCCCGCGACCGAGTGCCCGCGAAACGCCGCGAACGACTTCTTCCTGCATCGAGGCCGTCAGTTCGCTGTAAATCGGCAACGCCAGGACTTCGGCACAGGCCCGCTCACACTCGGGCATATCGCCCTCTTTGTAACCGAGGAACTCGAAGCATTTTTGCATGTGCAGGCCGATCGGATAATAGATGCCGCACCCGATGTTGTCCCCGCGCAGGCTTTGCTGCACTTCGTTCCGTTTGCCGTCCGGAACGCGAATGACGAACTGGTTGAAGATATGTCGCCGGTCGGGCAGCGTCGTGGGAAGTTCGACCCCGTCGAGCAATTCGTAGTGCCGAAACAACTCGGCGTAGCGTTTACCGTTTTGGCGTCGGGCCTCCGACCAGTCTTCCAAGTGCCGCAACTTGATGCGGAGCACGGCTGCCTGAAGCGCGTCGAGGCGACTGTTGAAACCGACCTCCACATGGTTGTACCCGCCGACATCGCCATGCACGCGAAGGCGACGCAGTCGATTGGCGACCTCGGGATCGTCTGTGGTGATGATTCCGCCGTCGCCGGCTCCGCCGAGATTTTTGGTAGGGAAGAAGCTGAAGCAGCCGGTCGTGCCGAGAACTCCGGCCTTTCGGCCGCGATAGGCCGAACCGATGGCCTGCGCCGCATCTTCGATGACCGGGATGCCCAATCGCACCGCGATCCGCCAGATCGGCTCCATTTCGGCGCACTGGCCGAAAATGTGAACCGGCATGATTGCTTTGGTCTTGGGCGTGACGGCTGCTTCGATTTGTTCGGGATCGATATTGAATCCGACCGGCTCAATATCGACGAACACCGGCTTGGCACCGACGCGGTGGATCGCCCCTGCGGTCGCAAAGAACGTGAAGGGACTCGTGATGACTTCGTCACCCGGCCCGACACCAGCCGCCATAAGCGACAAGATCAGGGC contains:
- a CDS encoding DegT/DnrJ/EryC1/StrS family aminotransferase — encoded protein: MSSVRLADGGPAPAPCPVPLIDLKAQYATIRDEVQQTVSELFEQQAFVLGEPVAELEKEIAAYCDSAHAVGCASGTDALILSLMAAGVGPGDEVITSPFTFFATAGAIHRVGAKPVFVDIEPVGFNIDPEQIEAAVTPKTKAIMPVHIFGQCAEMEPIWRIAVRLGIPVIEDAAQAIGSAYRGRKAGVLGTTGCFSFFPTKNLGGAGDGGIITTDDPEVANRLRRLRVHGDVGGYNHVEVGFNSRLDALQAAVLRIKLRHLEDWSEARRQNGKRYAELFRHYELLDGVELPTTLPDRRHIFNQFVIRVPDGKRNEVQQSLRGDNIGCGIYYPIGLHMQKCFEFLGYKEGDMPECERACAEVLALPIYSELTASMQEEVVRGVSRALGRGANLPRLYASEQQGSDTLPLRRVG